The proteins below are encoded in one region of Oreochromis niloticus isolate F11D_XX linkage group LG6, O_niloticus_UMD_NMBU, whole genome shotgun sequence:
- the LOC102080637 gene encoding uncharacterized protein LOC102080637 isoform X1 produces the protein MRNILEAEMTETHGTSPPKSVRMMYAQGIVALSPYLEDPYSQHGYEHYYNPEGSSGYLEWRLKTIQRKAAEERSASVCKSPKIGGPGHGRSRPLTTQTVLSDEDVRAAIALLRHSADEDILKKMKATFFYRHSMVSDEKNPADVFIGLMRFLDTPGLIEQDFRLLFCEVTASKFLERWPINLKAKVVKESHGFVSTSELLELMCNAESGWDSDMSAILLLYLLPPSARGRKRPGKMSASQAVDNLIKFPKAGTSVQQHLDNIT, from the exons ATGAGAAACATACTTGAGGCTGAGATGACAGAAACACATGG GACATCTCCCCCTAAAAGCGTAAGAATGATGTATGCGCAAGGGATTGTTGCTCTGTCTCCATATCTGGAAGACCCATATTCACAACATGGATAT GAACATTACTACAATCCAGAGGGCAGTTCAGGATACCTTGAGTGGCGGTTGAAGACCATTCAAAGAAAAGCTGCGGAGGAAAGAAGCGCCTCGGTTTGCAAATCTCCCAAAA tTGGTGGGCCAGGCCATGGTCGATCCAGACCACTCACCACTCAGACAGTGTTATCAGATGAGGATGTAAGAGCAGCTATTGCTCTTTTGAGACACTCTGCTGATGAAGACATCCTTAAAAAGATGAAAGCTACCTTCTTTTATCGGCATTCAATGGTTAGCGATGAAAAGAATCCAGCAGATGTCTTCATAGGCCTGATGCGGTTTCTGGACACACCAGGACTG ATAGAACAAGATTTCCGACTCCTTTTTTGTGAGGTCACTGCCAGCAAATTCTTGGAGAGGTGGCCCATCAATCTCAAAGCAAAGGTTGTAAAGGAAAGTCATGGATTTGTCTCCACCTCAGAGCTCTTGGAGTTAATGTGCAATGCTGAGTCAG GCTGGGACAGTGACATGTCTGCTATCTTGCTGCTATATCTGCTACCACCATCTGCACGAGGGCGAAAGAGACCAGGAAAGATGTCTGCATCTCAAGCTGTCGATAACCTCATCAAATTCCCAAAG GCTGGAACCAGTGTACAGCAGCATCTAGACAACATCACCTGA
- the LOC102080637 gene encoding uncharacterized protein LOC102080637 isoform X2 has product MRNILEAEMTETHGVRMMYAQGIVALSPYLEDPYSQHGYEHYYNPEGSSGYLEWRLKTIQRKAAEERSASVCKSPKIGGPGHGRSRPLTTQTVLSDEDVRAAIALLRHSADEDILKKMKATFFYRHSMVSDEKNPADVFIGLMRFLDTPGLIEQDFRLLFCEVTASKFLERWPINLKAKVVKESHGFVSTSELLELMCNAESGWDSDMSAILLLYLLPPSARGRKRPGKMSASQAVDNLIKFPKAGTSVQQHLDNIT; this is encoded by the exons ATGAGAAACATACTTGAGGCTGAGATGACAGAAACACATGG CGTAAGAATGATGTATGCGCAAGGGATTGTTGCTCTGTCTCCATATCTGGAAGACCCATATTCACAACATGGATAT GAACATTACTACAATCCAGAGGGCAGTTCAGGATACCTTGAGTGGCGGTTGAAGACCATTCAAAGAAAAGCTGCGGAGGAAAGAAGCGCCTCGGTTTGCAAATCTCCCAAAA tTGGTGGGCCAGGCCATGGTCGATCCAGACCACTCACCACTCAGACAGTGTTATCAGATGAGGATGTAAGAGCAGCTATTGCTCTTTTGAGACACTCTGCTGATGAAGACATCCTTAAAAAGATGAAAGCTACCTTCTTTTATCGGCATTCAATGGTTAGCGATGAAAAGAATCCAGCAGATGTCTTCATAGGCCTGATGCGGTTTCTGGACACACCAGGACTG ATAGAACAAGATTTCCGACTCCTTTTTTGTGAGGTCACTGCCAGCAAATTCTTGGAGAGGTGGCCCATCAATCTCAAAGCAAAGGTTGTAAAGGAAAGTCATGGATTTGTCTCCACCTCAGAGCTCTTGGAGTTAATGTGCAATGCTGAGTCAG GCTGGGACAGTGACATGTCTGCTATCTTGCTGCTATATCTGCTACCACCATCTGCACGAGGGCGAAAGAGACCAGGAAAGATGTCTGCATCTCAAGCTGTCGATAACCTCATCAAATTCCCAAAG GCTGGAACCAGTGTACAGCAGCATCTAGACAACATCACCTGA
- the LOC102080637 gene encoding uncharacterized protein LOC102080637 isoform X3: MMYAQGIVALSPYLEDPYSQHGYEHYYNPEGSSGYLEWRLKTIQRKAAEERSASVCKSPKIGGPGHGRSRPLTTQTVLSDEDVRAAIALLRHSADEDILKKMKATFFYRHSMVSDEKNPADVFIGLMRFLDTPGLIEQDFRLLFCEVTASKFLERWPINLKAKVVKESHGFVSTSELLELMCNAESGWDSDMSAILLLYLLPPSARGRKRPGKMSASQAVDNLIKFPKAGTSVQQHLDNIT; encoded by the exons ATGATGTATGCGCAAGGGATTGTTGCTCTGTCTCCATATCTGGAAGACCCATATTCACAACATGGATAT GAACATTACTACAATCCAGAGGGCAGTTCAGGATACCTTGAGTGGCGGTTGAAGACCATTCAAAGAAAAGCTGCGGAGGAAAGAAGCGCCTCGGTTTGCAAATCTCCCAAAA tTGGTGGGCCAGGCCATGGTCGATCCAGACCACTCACCACTCAGACAGTGTTATCAGATGAGGATGTAAGAGCAGCTATTGCTCTTTTGAGACACTCTGCTGATGAAGACATCCTTAAAAAGATGAAAGCTACCTTCTTTTATCGGCATTCAATGGTTAGCGATGAAAAGAATCCAGCAGATGTCTTCATAGGCCTGATGCGGTTTCTGGACACACCAGGACTG ATAGAACAAGATTTCCGACTCCTTTTTTGTGAGGTCACTGCCAGCAAATTCTTGGAGAGGTGGCCCATCAATCTCAAAGCAAAGGTTGTAAAGGAAAGTCATGGATTTGTCTCCACCTCAGAGCTCTTGGAGTTAATGTGCAATGCTGAGTCAG GCTGGGACAGTGACATGTCTGCTATCTTGCTGCTATATCTGCTACCACCATCTGCACGAGGGCGAAAGAGACCAGGAAAGATGTCTGCATCTCAAGCTGTCGATAACCTCATCAAATTCCCAAAG GCTGGAACCAGTGTACAGCAGCATCTAGACAACATCACCTGA
- the xpa gene encoding DNA repair protein complementing XP-A cells: MDPSQAETVDDGAPSPKLELSPAMRAKIERNRQRALMLRQARLASRPLSAVEGATAAKVSKTIDSGAGFFIEEEGDLEGEQKIKVVVHQPAPVIEPEYLMCDECQKPFMDSYLSNSFDLSVCDNCRDNEEKHKLISRTEAKQRYLLKDCDLDKREPPLRFILKKNPHNPRWGDMKLYLQQQVEKRCMEVWGSEEALEEARETREENREVQKQKRFNKKVKELRRAVRSSMWTKNTTAHHHEYGPEEVVDEEEDLYKKTCLTCGHELSYEKM, from the exons ATGGATCCGTCACAGGCCGAGACAGTGGATGATGGTGCTCCGAGTCCCAAACTTGAGCTTTCCCCGGCGATGCGGGCTAAAATCGAGAGGAACCGGCAGCGGGCGTTGATGCTCCGACAAGCCCGTCTTGCCAGTCGTCCTCTGTCCGCTGTGGAGGGCGCAACAGCGGCCAAAGTTTCCAAGACCATCGACTCCGGAGCTGGGTTCTTTATCGAGGAGGAGGGAGACTTAGAGGGAGAGCAGAAGATCAAGGTAGTGGTGCATCAGCCAG CTCCGGTGATTGAACCAGAGTACCTGATGTGTGATGAATGTCAGAAACCCTTTATGGACTCGTACCTGAGCAACAGCTTTGACCTGTCTGTGTGCGACAACTGCAG GGACAATGAGGAAAAACACAAGCTGATCTCCAGGACGGAGGCTAAGCAGCGCTACCTGCTGAAGGACTGTGACCTGGACAAGAGGGAGCCTCCTCTCAGGTTTATACTGAAGAAAAACCCCCATAACCCACGTTGGGGAGATATGAAGCTCTACCTCCAGCAGCAG GTGGAGAAAAGATGTATGGAGGTGTGGGGTTCAGAGGAAGCTCTAGAAGAAGCCAGAGAAACAAGAGAAGAGAACAGAGAGGTGCAGAAACAAAAACGCTTCAACAAGAAGGTCAAAG AGCTACGCAGAGCAGTAAGGAGCAGTATGTGGACCAAAAACACCACCGCTCACCATCATGAGTACGGACCAGAAGAGGTTGTAGATGAAGAGGAAGACCTCTACAAGAAAACGTGCCTCACTTGTGGACACGAGCTTA